GCATTGTATTGATATGTTGGTCATAGATTCTCACTCTTATCTCACATCCTTTCTCCTCAGGGCTCCTGAAGTCTCTATTGGCCTTCCTTTCAGTGAGGCCATTGATGTGTGGGCCCTTGGTTGTGTGCTTGTATTCCTCTACATTGGAGAAAACCTCTTCTCTGTGTTCTGTGAATACCAAATGATGAAGCGTGTTTCAGAGCTCCTTGGGTTACCGAAGGACGACCAGCTTCAGGCCGGGGCTTACACCAGTTGCTTCTTTCATGAGGCCGAGGAGGGCTCAAAATGGCGACTGATGGTAAgaaatgaagtttttttttttctggcaatCTCAAGTTCACCAAAGTTTAACTTTCCAAGGAACTTCATAACACTCATCTTGTTTCCCCAGACACCAGAGGAATATGAAGCTTGTAGCAGCATCTCAACTGAGGAGGACGACTATCTTGTTGAGTTCTCTTCTTTGGATGATCTGGTCAATGTAAGTTTTTCATAAATGTCCATAAATGTCATTGTCCTGATTAAATCTTGACTGTCATGAAGCTTGTGAGATATCTTGACCATAAACTACTTACCGATATGTCTGATGTGTGAGCTTATGTAATGAccagtttttttgtattttaaatgcaGGTTCATTCAGGAGAAGAAAGTGGTGAGGTTGAGGACAGAGAAGCCTTCGTGGACCTGCTgaagcagcttctctgcttGGATGGAAATGAAAGGATCTCTCCCTGTCAGGCTCAGTTCCATCCTTTCTTCAGAACATCCCACCTCAACCAGCAGGAGACCATCAGACACCATCAACCCTCATTACAGGCTGATGAGACCTCCTGCCATGCATCAGATGAAAAGTCTGTTCTGGATGATGCCTCTGCATCCAAGTCATCAGATAGTGACACACTGAAGTTGGCCACTGCAGAAGCTGATGGTCTCCCTCCTCTAACTGACTTGGACTTGGTGTCTGCTCCCACTCCTCATTTAAATGATGACGTTCTGGATCAGTCTTCAGATGGAGTTACCGGCTGTTTTGGTTCTTTGAAGAAGAGgattcaaaaacatttaaaaagaatcaagactttctttttcaaatgctaaatgcttgttgtTGTAAACACATATATTCAATAgtttatttgaaatattttttttggattttcacaatcattttttgaaacaaataaacatgtaaatatgtattcatttgtTCATGTTCCATGTTCTTCTTCCGTGTTATAGTTTAAGAGCCTCTACATCTCATTTTATATAATAATTGACTTAAACTGGTGGTGATCAAAGAACAGGTGGAAAACGCTAGAACCTTgattgttctgattgactcagatttgacattcagcagttagattaaatcaaaaacaaaaacagccttccaccacctaaagaacatctccatctCCTTAAAGGTGCCGTGCACACCTCTGAGATCCCTCTCTCCCaatccctccccgctgctctctagccctgcctccaaacttctCAAAGTCCCTcccagaggagctaacaagctaactttagtccgacagcaacatcacagtaataaaacatgctctgttaaaagcaaattactgcagcgcttctttcTCTCTATGTCAGGGGTGGACAATTGTTTTTTACATGGGACCACGTGAGAACAAGAAAATATTATGGAGGGCCGGACCAGATCTGTACCTGGACTTATTAAACTTCATCACTGAGAATGTTTGCTCACTTATGTAGCTAGAGCCAAAGAGCACAAAAATCTTCTGAGCATGTCTCCTCATGTTTGGAAACCTCTCTTGCTTAAGAGCAGAGTAGAAATCCAGCAGTGGTTGTGACTTGAAGTGCTCTGCATCAGACTGCAGGTCAATGAGTTCCAGCTGGACATCACTTGGTGCATCATCCACATTGCAGGTAAATGGTGAGGAAATCAAGTGCATCTCCATTGTTCTGAGATCTTCAAATCGTCTCGAAAACTTGCCATGCGGTGCTCCTAACATAGATGAGTACCTGCGGAGGTGATCATCTGATGGTGTGACTTCCTTCAGGgtttgcatgtgagtgagattgTTGCTCTCCAGTTGCCTTGAAATAAACTGTAACTTGGCCATGAAAGCCTTCACCAGGTTGTGCATTTCATGGACGAAAAGGCCCTTGCCTTGCAGTTAGGTGTTCAGTGCAGTCATCAGTGCAGTCACGTCAACAGCAAATACAAAATCTGTCAGCCATTTCTCATCTGAGATGTCTTTGCCTTTCTTCTCACAAAACTCTCGGATCTCTGCTTTCAGATCTCAGACTCTTTTTAGCACTTTGCCCAGGCTGAGCCATCAGATAGTTGTGTGATAGCTGATGTCTCCATGTTCAGTCTTGTGCTCCTCTAAAAGTGCAACAAACTGCCTGTGATTCAAAGCTCGTGCACTGATGAAGTTCAATATTTTAGTTACAACATTAATCATATGGTCAATTTTAAGCACTGACTTCCACAACACATGCTGATGTAAAATACAATGCAAAATACCACTTTCTGATCTGCGTTGATTTCACTCACTTGTTAGATTATGACAACCATCCGTTGTGACACCCGTCAGTCTGTCCCATTTCAGTCCCAGCGTGTCCATGCTTGCATGAACAGATCGCTCTTTGTCGTGGTCCCTTACATTGAGCGCATTGCTGCCAGCTCCTACGTAATCCCACAAACAAATACAAGTAACTGGGCTGTCACGGACATCACAGCTCTCGTCCAAAGTCAaggaaaaaaagccagaatttgCCACTTCACGTTGCAGATGAAGCTCCAAATTTCCTGCAATGTCCTCCATCCTTCTCGTCACTGTGCGCCTGGACAGCTGGACTTGTTCAAATGCTTCTTTTTTCAGGACAAATCAGCGCTGCAGAGTCCACCAAGCACTCTTTTACAAACTCTCCCTGTGAGAATGGCTTACTGTTTTTAGTGATATTACAAAGCTGGTCCTGGTTGCAGCATCCCTGGATGTGTGAAGCTTGGTAAAAAATCCTTGTTGCTTTTGGAGCTTCGCTACCAAATCTTCCGATATCCGCACCATCTCACCATCatttaagtttttaaatttttccgAATGTTTCGTCTTGTAATGTCGACTCAAATTGTAATCCTTGAACACAGCAATCTGGTCCCCGTAAACCAAACACACCACTTTACGTCTGACtttggtaaataaatacatcttgTTGAAAACCCTGCATTCAGCATCTACCTTTCTCTTTTTAGTCGACCATTTGGGGGTGAAATGAgtcatactaaattaggtgcatgcgtgCGCAGGCTCGGTGCAAAACCACCGGAGGACTGCTGAGGTGATGGTGCGCGAGGAGTGAACGGAGCGGCATCTCAGtttggatccagtaaaaagcgaccataaataactgtaaatggactgatatgcagtgAGCTTCtagtacttcatattgaaattgtgtttgtgaacatgtgggccactgtgccagttttactaaactttatagctacttatacaggctctgagttgaaatacataaagtgtgtcaaaataaagtggTCGCTCTCCGTGGTGCTGAAGCGCTGATTTGTTCCACTACTGCTTACGTACCAATGCGCAACGTAAAATAACaaaagcttcaaaataaaagaaagaaaatgtgttcattttgtaatttcttATGAACCTTACGTGGGCCGGTCAGTCAACCgtagggccgcatgtggcccacgGGCCGTAAAGTGCCCAGGTCTgttctatgtgcacacaccattctagcaacagcagcaacaacacagtgtcacttacagcacccaaacggaggctgctgcgtgcacatgaacaaacacagGCTCTCAGTGACGttccgtgagcactagggtagggtctttttttctcccaccttgtttgcacatgctgttgaaggtcaacactacatgtagtgcattttttttatgacagctatgcatgttaaattattgaaatgaaataaattcctCAGATCTCTCTCtacttttttgccattttatttaattttgacaaaAGAGTTTCACATCcaattataaaataacacacaagTAAATGAAAGTCAATTTAAACATATTAGTAACACGGTCAAATTACAcatgattaatattattagaggaAGGCATTGCAAcgaaaaaaacaagataaatataaaattaacaaaCCAAACATTAATTGAACTGAAATAGCTGCAGTTTGAAGACATTAGTGCACACATTAGTCACTTTGCCACAAAACAATACTACAATACTAAAattgcagtaatgaacacacatcaacttAAACAATTGAAGTTCTcagaggtattgcacaaatAAACTATTAACCAAAAATAGTGTGATTTTCTGCTGgtgctttataaagcagcattaaccaacacaagctaataaagcaccatccatccatccttcagtccatccttattcatttattctccTGGTTTTCCTGCAGGTGAAGTCATCTATGACATCGTCACATTTCCTCAGTGCAtctgaaggggaaaaaaataaatattttgaacCCAATGGCTGATCTATCAAGCAAACCAAGTCGTAGGATATGaatgatgtgattagaaattgttacatatttaaatattgataaaagCTGGGCTCAAATTTAAGATGTAGcactgtcaggttctgttttgtttgtgtttagcacttttgttctgagtctttgtttattctgtgttttagtttaactcttgtctgtgtttcaggtattcctgcttgtggctccacccccagtgatgtctgtgtgcttggtcggtgactgattagctccctcatgtttccacccaggtgtggcccattcccaatcaagattccctcactatttagctgagtgcttggacacagtatgactgtgggatcattgtAATGTTGACCCTCCTCGTGTTCTGCTGCGTTTGTTCCCTGGTTTTCCTTGTGCCTTgttggatttagtttttttgtgattaaacaTGGAGTCTTTTGAACTTTACACCTGCCTGCTGCCTAATTCTGCCTCTGCTTTTGTTTCCACACCCACACCATACCATGACAAGAACACAACATTCATctacttttattttgctatttattatttatgaaatagATTGATTCAgaatactaataaaataaatggttgtctacagaatacagttttaataaaagtaaaat
This window of the Gouania willdenowi unplaced genomic scaffold, fGouWil2.1 scaffold_225_arrow_ctg1, whole genome shotgun sequence genome carries:
- the LOC114458965 gene encoding homeodomain-interacting protein kinase 2-like; the protein is MKPGLVIQPLGYRAPEVSIGLPFSEAIDVWALGCVLVFLYIGENLFSVFCEYQMMKRVSELLGLPKDDQLQAGAYTSCFFHEAEEGSKWRLMTPEEYEACSSISTEEDDYLVEFSSLDDLVNVHSGEESGEVEDREAFVDLLKQLLCLDGNERISPCQAQFHPFFRTSHLNQQETIRHHQPSLQADETSCHASDEKSVLDDASASKSSDSDTLKLATAEADGLPPLTDLDLVSAPTPHLNDDVLDQSSDGVTGCEVIYDIVTFPQCI